The Candidatus Woesearchaeota archaeon genome contains the following window.
CTCACGTTTACTTAGTGTTAGATAATGCCTGAGATACATCTGTGGATTTCCTTTTCCATCAACGCCAAATATTTTAACACATGCCCCGTAGTCAATGTCTTCTTGGATGTAATGCGCAACACGCTCTTTTTCCTCAGGCTTTATGCAGTTGGGGATCTGGTTCATCATCTCGAGTACTTGTCGGTAATCTCCATTTCGAGGGACGATCAGAAAATGATACCCATCTGGAATGCTTTGTTCCATGCATGCATGCAATAGTTCTTGGGAAGGCGCTTCGCGTACTATCCGTTCAAGTCTTGCAAATCTTTTGGCTTCCAACTGCCTACCCGGAGCAACTACAACCTCCTTAAGCGTGGTTGCAGCTTCTGTATATGCATAACAACAAAGAAACCTGAGGTGAGCCTCAAGCTCAGAGGGGGTAATCTCTGAGGGTAATTGGTCCATTAAGTCACCATAATGTGCACAGAGATCTGGCCGATAGATATCAAAGGATGCTCTTTCCAAGTCAGTGGCGTTAACGAGAGCCTTATCTGTAGTTATCATCGTGAATACACCGAGTTATTTCTTAAGGAGTTCTGGAGAAATGACCGCCTTGAAGAGGGCATCATATCCTTATCCTTAGGTTAACCACCCTCTTTTCGAAAATAATCCAAAGAATCATCTTCTCTTTAAAAAATTTCTTTGTTTTGTTGAAAAAGAAAAGCCCCACACACGTGAGGCTCTATTCAAGAATTAACCTTTTTTATTCAGCCGTATGCTTCTTCTCCGTGCGTACTTTCATCAAGGCCTTTCTTTTCCTCTTCAGCACTGACACGGATCTGCATAACAGCGCTTAAGCCTTTGAGGAGGAGGAAAGAGCCGATAAAACTGTAGGCTGCCACAACGACCACAGCAATGAGCTGTGCTAATAATTGCTGAGGGTTTCCATAGAACAGCCCATTAACACCAGCCACATTTACTGCTACGGTTGCAAATAAGCCTGTTGCTAGTGCTCCCCAGATTCCTGAGACACCATGACAGGCAAAAACATCAAGGGAATCATCTAATTTTGTTCGTGATGCTCGCCAGTTTGCAACAAGGTTTGAGATGACCCCTGCAACTAGGCCAATGATGATAGATGCCAGCGGAGTAACATATCCTGATGCTGGTGTGATGGCGACAAGTCCACAGACTGCACCTACGGAAAGGCCTACTGCAGATGGCTTGCCTTTCATTAGCCAATCCACTACCATCCAACTTACTGCTGCAGAAGCTGCTGCAAGATTCGTTACCACCAGTGCTGAGACTGCAAGTGAGTTTGCTGCAAGAGCACTGCCTGCATTAAAACCAAACCAGCCAAACCAAAGGAGAGCTGCTCCTAAGATGACAAAAGGCACATTGTTTGGTTTGAACTCAACACCATTCCCATGATCAGCTCTTCTTCCAATAACAATGGCTGCTGCCAAGGCAGAAAGACCTGCGGCAATATGGACAACTGTACCACCGGCAAAATCAACTGCTCCCAGAGAACGGAGCCATCCACCAGGATTCCATACCCAATGAGCAATAGGAGCATAGATCAGGGTAACCCAAAGAACAACAAAAATCAGCAATGCCTTAAAGTTTATTCGTTCAGCAAAAGCCCCGATGATTAAGGCAGGAGTAATGGCAGCAAATTTCAGCTGAAAAAAGAAGAAGAGGAGTGCTGGAATGGTTGCTGCATAGGCAGCATCAGGGAGTGAGCCTACGGCGTTTAAACCGAAGTGGAAGAAGTTGCCAATAACGCCCCCAACACTTGGGCCAAAGGCAAGGGTGTAGCCCCATAATGCCCAGACAATGCTCACCACAGCAAAGATAACGAGACATTGAACTAAGGTTGAAACCAGATTCTTTTTTCGTACGAGTCCTGCATAGAAAAATCCCAGTGCAGGGGTCATTAACATAACCAGTGCAGAGGCTGTTGCCACCCAAGCAACATCTCCCGAGTTTAATCCTTCATCAGCAAAGGATATCCCCACCAATAGCAGGAGCATCCATACAAAGAGCACTCCTTTTTTTATCGCCGTCTTCATCATATTCATTGGTATCACCCCATAAAAATCCTCCTCGAAACTCAACGGTGCTTATATAAATCTTTTTTCAGATTTTCTAAACAAATAGCTCTTTTTTAGATTAATTCAGAGACAAGTGTGCTATCTTTTTATGGATTCAGCAGAAAAATTAGTACAAGTGACTATGTCATTGGATAGGTTTCTGATAGAAAGATTGTTAAAAGAAAAATAAAAGAAAAAGTAGATACACGTTGTTGTAATTACCTAGAAGATTAATTAATAATTGTTTCTTCGCTTACTCCAACAAGCACCGCAGTATACTGGTCTGCCACCTGGCTTTGGCTCGAAAGGAACTTCACAGCTCTGTTGGCACTCAGCACAGACTGCTTTGAACTTTCTCGCTGGCTGTCCGCCAAAGTCTCTTCGAAAGCCACCTTGGTTAAAGTTTCCCATTGTTTCTCCTCCATTCATTACATAAAAGAAATCGATAAGGTTTCTGTTATGTGTTTCTGTGGATACGTGGGAATATTTAAAAACCTTTCTATCTCTCTGCCATATCATGCCC
Protein-coding sequences here:
- a CDS encoding ammonium transporter, producing MLLLLVGISFADEGLNSGDVAWVATASALVMLMTPALGFFYAGLVRKKNLVSTLVQCLVIFAVVSIVWALWGYTLAFGPSVGGVIGNFFHFGLNAVGSLPDAAYAATIPALLFFFFQLKFAAITPALIIGAFAERINFKALLIFVVLWVTLIYAPIAHWVWNPGGWLRSLGAVDFAGGTVVHIAAGLSALAAAIVIGRRADHGNGVEFKPNNVPFVILGAALLWFGWFGFNAGSALAANSLAVSALVVTNLAAASAAVSWMVVDWLMKGKPSAVGLSVGAVCGLVAITPASGYVTPLASIIIGLVAGVISNLVANWRASRTKLDDSLDVFACHGVSGIWGALATGLFATVAVNVAGVNGLFYGNPQQLLAQLIAVVVVAAYSFIGSFLLLKGLSAVMQIRVSAEEEKKGLDESTHGEEAYG
- a CDS encoding DNA-directed RNA polymerase, whose product is MGNFNQGGFRRDFGGQPARKFKAVCAECQQSCEVPFEPKPGGRPVYCGACWSKRRNNY